In Shewanella sp. VB17, a single genomic region encodes these proteins:
- a CDS encoding glycosyltransferase family A protein, translated as MKKEHGVRYLIGHQSSLDIELSDLNFLNRNDVVYYALSSKGVTKSRNFLLDKASSDIVYFCDDDIILEKNIFSSILKSHSETANEVVTFIVNDLEGNPRGSFPQSKINRNYFNILSVGTIEISLKRECYNTIRFAEDMGAGANIPIGDEAVFLSDCIKNGLKIQFIPIVICKHPLESSGGTVTENSMFARGVVFRRVFGRWGWFILLPFFIKRPKLFYSYGGRTKAFLTFISGFTKL; from the coding sequence TTGAAAAAAGAGCATGGTGTCAGATATTTAATTGGTCATCAATCCTCCTTAGATATTGAATTGTCAGATTTGAATTTTTTAAACCGAAATGATGTTGTTTACTATGCCTTAAGTTCTAAAGGTGTAACTAAAAGCAGAAACTTTTTATTAGACAAGGCTTCCTCTGATATTGTTTACTTTTGTGATGACGATATTATTTTAGAAAAAAATATTTTTTCCTCTATTTTAAAATCTCATAGCGAAACAGCTAATGAAGTTGTTACCTTTATCGTTAATGATTTAGAAGGGAATCCTAGAGGGAGCTTCCCTCAGTCAAAGATAAATAGGAATTATTTTAATATATTGTCAGTAGGTACTATTGAAATTAGTCTTAAACGTGAGTGCTATAACACTATCCGTTTTGCTGAAGATATGGGTGCGGGAGCCAATATACCTATTGGTGATGAGGCCGTATTTCTATCGGATTGTATTAAGAATGGCTTGAAAATACAATTTATCCCTATAGTTATATGTAAACACCCGTTGGAGTCTTCAGGCGGTACTGTGACAGAAAACAGCATGTTCGCAAGAGGAGTTGTATTTAGAAGAGTCTTTGGTCGCTGGGGCTGGTTTATTCTATTGCCTTTTTTCATTAAAAGACCAAAATTATTTTACTCATATGGTGGGAGAACTAAAGCATTTTTGACCTTTATTTCTGGTTTTACTAAATTATAA
- a CDS encoding EpsG family protein yields MVLLVIWSPVLFFYFLFPATQYNVGTDYFSYRNYYSSPESIDLYYRKGELVFYYMYKAIINNQLGEQSIFYFSTLFNTILFSLMLFKLRKAGFKISIVFFLFFTVTGIYHNQMNGLRAYMGIMCFPLVFIYLAESKYIKSASFGILAILSHFSSVVCLLMIPMKLMLGLSKRKLLALFCVIPFVYASLIKFIPFVVELLFSRYAHYLNSEYATGVSLVNTFSKLYYLPIYMLFWFVYIKRKPITTYINSVLFRSYFDLSIVIWIVSYWFIILSSKYGFFFRLQSAFIVFYIFPIYYLFQYLIDKKELFGIVVVIYIYNISLRDKSNHII; encoded by the coding sequence ATGGTTTTGTTGGTCATATGGTCTCCTGTTTTGTTTTTTTACTTTTTGTTTCCTGCTACTCAATATAATGTAGGAACTGATTATTTTTCATATAGGAATTATTATTCAAGTCCAGAATCAATTGATTTATATTACAGAAAAGGAGAGTTGGTTTTTTACTATATGTATAAAGCAATAATCAATAATCAACTCGGAGAACAATCGATATTTTATTTTTCCACATTGTTTAACACAATTTTATTTTCATTGATGCTGTTTAAATTAAGAAAGGCTGGTTTTAAAATATCAATAGTGTTTTTTTTGTTTTTTACTGTTACAGGTATATACCATAATCAAATGAATGGGTTGAGAGCATATATGGGTATAATGTGCTTTCCTTTGGTTTTCATATATTTAGCGGAATCTAAATATATTAAATCAGCCTCTTTTGGTATTTTGGCTATATTATCTCATTTTTCATCAGTAGTTTGTTTATTAATGATACCAATGAAATTAATGTTGGGTTTATCAAAAAGGAAATTGTTGGCATTATTTTGTGTAATACCATTTGTTTACGCTTCATTAATTAAATTCATCCCTTTTGTTGTTGAACTATTATTTTCAAGATATGCTCATTACCTTAATAGTGAATATGCAACAGGAGTATCGTTGGTTAATACGTTTTCCAAGTTGTATTATTTACCAATATATATGTTGTTTTGGTTTGTTTATATAAAAAGAAAGCCAATTACTACTTATATTAATTCTGTTCTGTTTAGGAGTTATTTTGATTTATCAATAGTCATTTGGATTGTATCTTATTGGTTTATTATATTGTCTTCGAAATACGGTTTCTTTTTTAGATTGCAGTCTGCTTTTATTGTTTTTTATATATTCCCAATTTATTACTTATTTCAATATCTTATAGATAAAAAAGAATTATTTGGTATTGTTGTTGTTATCTACATATATAATATTTCCTTACGTGATAAAAGTAACCATATTATCTAA
- a CDS encoding glycosyltransferase family 2 protein: MPLISFIVPTHNRFKYAVKTIASLLSISKDIEIVISDTSNNNLLDNYCHTHKDKNQIKLVKPGEGLSVVDNFNYGLKNASGEFLVFLGDDDFVTDNVIDVANWANDNCVESVRFSFPVTYFWPDFKHRHKGNVFSGTLNIAEYTGLVVKHDTKKALDEALNDFGRGVLNMPRAYSGMISRKLAERIITKYGKLFGGVSPDIYSSTLISYESLSSYLIDYPIVVPGASGVSTSGLSAKGKHTGKLRDNPHIGAFKNLVWDERIPEFYSVPTVWSYSFLKALEQIDVKQNDINYSILYLRCFIYYPQYRKLTFDSVKFLSKNNGYLPLLFNVIKSLFKEMSWVFSVLLKRVVNKLSSSNVRILNDVNDVVEAKVKCEADISKNKKIINYPNMVK, from the coding sequence ATGCCACTCATTTCATTTATAGTACCAACTCATAATAGATTTAAATATGCTGTAAAAACAATTGCATCACTATTATCAATATCGAAAGATATTGAGATTGTAATATCTGATACCAGTAATAACAATTTACTTGATAACTACTGTCATACGCATAAAGATAAAAATCAAATTAAGCTTGTTAAACCAGGTGAAGGACTATCTGTTGTTGATAATTTTAATTACGGTTTGAAAAATGCGTCGGGCGAATTCCTTGTTTTTTTAGGAGATGATGACTTTGTTACTGACAATGTCATAGATGTTGCTAATTGGGCTAATGATAATTGCGTCGAATCTGTCAGATTTTCATTTCCAGTTACTTATTTCTGGCCCGATTTTAAACATCGACATAAAGGAAATGTTTTTTCTGGTACCTTAAACATTGCTGAGTATACTGGACTTGTAGTTAAACATGATACTAAAAAAGCTCTGGATGAGGCATTAAATGATTTTGGTCGTGGGGTGTTAAATATGCCTCGAGCATATTCAGGTATGATTTCTAGAAAATTAGCAGAGCGGATAATAACTAAATATGGGAAATTATTTGGAGGTGTTAGTCCAGATATTTATAGTTCAACATTAATATCTTATGAATCATTAAGTTCATATTTAATTGATTACCCTATTGTGGTTCCTGGTGCTTCTGGTGTAAGTACGTCTGGCTTGAGCGCAAAAGGAAAGCACACTGGAAAGCTAAGAGATAATCCTCACATAGGTGCGTTTAAAAATTTAGTTTGGGATGAACGTATTCCTGAATTCTATAGTGTCCCAACTGTCTGGTCTTATTCATTCCTTAAGGCTTTAGAGCAGATTGATGTGAAACAGAATGATATTAATTATTCAATCCTGTATTTACGTTGTTTTATTTATTATCCTCAATATAGAAAATTAACCTTCGATAGTGTTAAGTTTTTATCGAAAAACAATGGTTATCTCCCATTGTTATTTAATGTTATAAAATCACTGTTTAAAGAAATGAGTTGGGTTTTTTCAGTGCTTCTAAAGCGAGTAGTTAATAAACTGTCTTCAAGTAATGTTCGTATTTTAAATGATGTCAATGATGTTGTTGAAGCCAAAGTAAAGTGCGAAGCTGACATATCTAAAAATAAAAAGATAATCAACTATCCTAATATGGTAAAATAA
- a CDS encoding polysaccharide biosynthesis protein: MFKNKTLLITGGTGSFGNTVLKRFLKTDVKQIIVFSRDEKKQEDMRISLSNDKLKFVIGDTRDYNSIAQAMIGVDYVFHAAALKQVPSCEFYPMEAVKTNVIGTENTINAAIANKVKRVILLSTDKAVYPINAMGISKAMAEKVIVAKSRLIPEGGPVLCSTRYGNVMASRGSVIPLFFEKIKAGLPLTITDPKMTRFLMSLEDSVDLVLHAFENGKQGDIFVQKAPASTIEDLAKAIMGLCGKEISTKIIGTRHGEKLFESLVSREEMVKAEDMGKYYRIPADNRDLNYDKYILEGEVDLNKVEDYTSHSTNRLDVEGIKELLLTLNYVQKELD, translated from the coding sequence ATGTTCAAAAATAAGACGTTATTAATAACTGGTGGTACAGGGTCATTTGGGAATACTGTATTAAAAAGATTTCTTAAAACAGATGTAAAGCAAATTATAGTATTTAGTCGTGATGAAAAAAAACAAGAAGACATGAGAATTAGTCTTTCAAATGACAAATTGAAATTTGTTATTGGCGATACGCGCGATTATAACAGTATTGCACAGGCAATGATTGGTGTTGATTATGTTTTTCATGCTGCAGCATTAAAGCAAGTTCCATCATGTGAATTTTATCCGATGGAAGCAGTTAAAACGAATGTTATTGGAACAGAAAACACGATAAATGCTGCTATTGCCAACAAAGTTAAACGTGTCATTCTACTTAGTACTGATAAGGCTGTATATCCAATTAATGCGATGGGAATTTCTAAAGCAATGGCTGAAAAAGTTATTGTAGCTAAATCTAGGCTGATACCAGAAGGCGGACCTGTTTTATGTTCTACACGATACGGTAATGTTATGGCATCAAGAGGGTCTGTCATTCCACTTTTTTTTGAAAAAATAAAAGCTGGGTTACCTTTGACAATTACCGATCCTAAGATGACCCGGTTTTTAATGTCACTTGAGGATTCTGTTGATCTAGTATTGCATGCTTTTGAAAATGGAAAGCAAGGGGATATATTTGTTCAAAAAGCTCCAGCTTCAACAATTGAAGATTTAGCTAAAGCTATTATGGGATTGTGTGGAAAAGAAATTAGCACAAAAATTATTGGTACTCGGCATGGTGAGAAACTATTCGAATCATTAGTTTCAAGAGAAGAAATGGTAAAAGCTGAGGATATGGGGAAGTATTACCGTATTCCAGCAGATAATAGAGATTTAAATTATGATAAATATATCTTAGAAGGTGAAGTCGATTTAAATAAAGTCGAAGATTACACATCTCATAGTACAAATCGTTTAGATGTAGAAGGTATTAAAGAGCTCTTACTTACGCTTAATTATGTTCAAAAAGAGCTTGATTAA
- a CDS encoding DegT/DnrJ/EryC1/StrS aminotransferase family protein produces the protein MSKKLSLFGVVSTTEMQDIACEVLESGRIASGKYVELFESKFANLIEQQYVISTNDMTNAIHLALRLSGVTQGDEVIATAFSCMASNSPIALCGATAVWVDFKPNSVEIDLELFELSISEKTKAAIVYHVAGYPTPIDEIESICKKHGVKLIEDCNNSLLSMVNGKYVGGFGDFSVFSFYPNRQINTTEGGMLICKNLKDYELGKKLRRFGIDSSSFRNSLGEINSQSDIPIASYSMNMNNLCAALGYSQIDDVKDNAIIAQNNAQLYNELFLDNPSVRIMSILEGAKAVFWVYLVQVDDRDKVIELMKEHEISVSSLHQRNDIYSCFSSSDNNSLDNIADLQKTILALPCGWWLSRKDIEYIANILNLITSKTISSFNNEI, from the coding sequence ATGTCTAAAAAATTGTCACTTTTTGGTGTTGTATCAACAACAGAAATGCAAGATATAGCATGTGAAGTGTTAGAATCTGGACGAATAGCATCTGGCAAATATGTTGAATTATTCGAATCAAAATTTGCAAATTTAATAGAGCAACAGTATGTAATCTCTACAAATGATATGACTAACGCAATTCATCTTGCTCTGCGTTTATCCGGTGTAACTCAAGGTGATGAAGTTATAGCTACTGCTTTTAGTTGTATGGCAAGTAATTCACCGATAGCTTTATGTGGTGCAACAGCAGTCTGGGTTGATTTCAAGCCAAATAGTGTAGAAATTGATCTTGAATTATTCGAATTGAGTATATCTGAAAAAACTAAGGCTGCGATTGTTTATCATGTAGCTGGTTATCCAACACCGATTGATGAAATTGAATCTATATGTAAAAAACATGGAGTTAAACTAATAGAGGATTGTAACAATTCATTATTATCCATGGTTAATGGTAAATATGTTGGAGGTTTTGGAGATTTTTCCGTTTTTTCTTTTTATCCTAATCGCCAAATAAATACCACCGAAGGCGGGATGCTTATTTGTAAAAATCTTAAGGATTATGAGCTTGGAAAAAAACTTAGGCGCTTTGGCATTGATTCATCTTCATTTAGAAACTCTCTTGGAGAAATAAATTCACAATCTGATATTCCTATAGCTAGTTATTCAATGAATATGAATAACTTATGTGCTGCATTAGGTTATAGTCAAATTGATGATGTAAAAGACAACGCGATTATCGCTCAGAATAATGCACAGTTATATAATGAACTATTTTTAGATAATCCTTCAGTCCGCATAATGTCGATCTTGGAAGGTGCTAAAGCAGTCTTTTGGGTTTATTTAGTGCAAGTTGATGATCGAGATAAAGTTATTGAATTAATGAAAGAACATGAAATTAGTGTTTCAAGTTTACACCAACGAAATGATATTTATTCTTGCTTTAGTAGTAGTGATAATAATTCTTTAGATAATATAGCTGATTTACAAAAAACGATATTGGCACTTCCTTGTGGCTGGTGGTTATCTAGAAAAGATATAGAGTACATAGCAAATATTCTAAATTTGATTACATCAAAGACGATAAGTTCATTTAATAATGAAATCTAA
- a CDS encoding DegT/DnrJ/EryC1/StrS aminotransferase family protein, translating into MIPLVKVGLPSKEILMPRLEEILYSGMIGEGEAVYEFERQFQKKFEVNNSIAMSSGTGALHSALVLAGVKRGDEVITTSMTAEPTNIAILQVGATPVFADVDVNSGNLDPTSIQDKISHKTRAIVVVHYAGIPVRLNEITDIAKQFNISLIEDCAHALGSKYQGKGVGNFGDFGIFSFQAIKHMTTVDGGVLSFKDERRLRDAKKFRWFGLEKGVPRTEIDITSVGYKYNMHNIAATIGLAQLNEIDNRIAKHVDNGRFFDKNIGAISGLSVPTFDQVAEPSYWLYTIFSEDSENIEKSLSEIGVQASKLHRPNHFHSIFKEYAGDLPQLDEYYRKMIHIPCGWWVDLAIREKIVEVLKKG; encoded by the coding sequence ATGATTCCACTAGTAAAAGTTGGATTGCCATCGAAAGAAATTTTAATGCCGCGATTAGAAGAAATACTGTACAGCGGAATGATCGGTGAAGGCGAAGCTGTTTATGAATTCGAAAGACAATTTCAAAAAAAATTTGAAGTTAATAATAGCATAGCAATGAGTAGTGGAACTGGAGCATTGCATTCTGCTTTGGTTTTAGCTGGAGTGAAGCGAGGTGATGAGGTTATTACGACAAGTATGACTGCGGAACCCACTAATATTGCAATTTTACAAGTTGGTGCAACTCCTGTTTTTGCTGATGTAGACGTTAACTCAGGAAATTTAGATCCAACTTCTATTCAAGATAAAATTAGTCATAAAACTAGAGCTATTGTTGTTGTTCATTATGCTGGTATTCCAGTGAGATTAAATGAAATTACTGACATCGCGAAGCAGTTTAATATATCACTCATTGAAGATTGTGCTCATGCCTTAGGTTCTAAATATCAGGGTAAAGGGGTAGGTAATTTTGGCGATTTTGGTATATTTTCCTTTCAGGCTATTAAGCATATGACGACAGTTGATGGCGGAGTTTTATCATTCAAAGATGAGAGGAGGTTACGTGACGCAAAAAAATTCAGATGGTTTGGTTTAGAAAAAGGAGTTCCTAGAACAGAAATTGATATAACATCTGTAGGCTATAAATATAATATGCATAACATAGCAGCGACTATCGGTTTGGCTCAGTTAAATGAGATCGATAATAGGATCGCTAAACATGTTGATAATGGTAGGTTTTTTGATAAAAACATTGGAGCTATTTCAGGGTTAAGTGTTCCTACATTTGATCAAGTAGCCGAACCTAGCTATTGGTTATATACAATATTTTCTGAGGATTCAGAAAATATTGAAAAAAGCTTAAGTGAGATAGGTGTACAAGCTTCAAAGTTACATCGTCCAAATCATTTTCATTCAATTTTTAAAGAGTACGCTGGCGACTTACCCCAGTTAGATGAATATTACAGAAAAATGATCCATATACCATGTGGATGGTGGGTTGATTTAGCTATTCGAGAAAAGATAGTAGAAGTGTTAAAAAAAGGGTAG
- a CDS encoding GNAT family N-acetyltransferase: MVEVITRDFLSEKLKNLTWNIFFESKGRGINFERHFPWVQLESTYWTVEAVEAECILGGLIVREIEIFNGDEIELVGCISLVCVLPLYRGKGIVNRLFKKVIELANKKKYAALTLWTNQHYLYEKKGFIVYDQSVYGTATSPEQVYNSQINEYICEALPSHVGLPPFATSGNNYSSNESSVSIIWDNKGGIVVDWSGSDKEVCCLITNILPNTFRINAHHGCSLIEQMYVDGFSIEVKPVNLQMWLKLKNCIDISKIEAAGDFKILNRI; this comes from the coding sequence ATGGTGGAAGTTATTACTAGGGACTTTCTTAGTGAAAAATTAAAAAATCTCACATGGAATATTTTTTTTGAGAGTAAGGGAAGAGGGATTAATTTTGAACGTCATTTTCCATGGGTCCAATTAGAGTCTACATATTGGACTGTTGAAGCTGTTGAAGCTGAGTGCATACTAGGTGGACTTATAGTAAGAGAAATAGAAATTTTTAATGGTGATGAAATTGAATTGGTTGGCTGCATTTCCCTTGTGTGTGTACTCCCTCTTTATAGAGGAAAAGGAATCGTTAATCGACTATTCAAAAAAGTGATAGAATTAGCTAATAAAAAAAAGTATGCAGCGTTAACCCTTTGGACTAACCAACATTATTTATATGAAAAAAAAGGGTTTATTGTTTATGATCAATCAGTATATGGCACTGCAACAAGTCCTGAGCAGGTTTATAACTCACAAATAAATGAATACATATGTGAAGCTCTTCCAAGTCATGTTGGTCTGCCTCCATTCGCCACTTCTGGGAATAATTATTCTTCAAATGAGTCTAGTGTTTCAATTATTTGGGATAATAAAGGTGGGATAGTTGTAGACTGGAGCGGCTCTGATAAAGAGGTGTGTTGTTTGATCACGAATATACTTCCCAATACATTTAGGATTAATGCTCATCATGGTTGTTCATTAATAGAACAGATGTATGTAGATGGTTTTTCTATTGAAGTTAAGCCTGTAAATCTCCAAATGTGGCTTAAACTTAAAAATTGTATTGACATTTCAAAAATAGAAGCCGCCGGTGATTTTAAAATATTAAATAGGATTTGA
- a CDS encoding Wzz/FepE/Etk N-terminal domain-containing protein, producing the protein MTKQIQPNYIDANFPAKQEYQTEEIDFRELFRAIFQGKWIIAAITAVFAIVSVTFAVMLPDIYKSEALLAPASEEQNGSMNGLAGQFGGLASLAGINFGASGGVDKVKMAIEVMKSRQFTNDFIQNHNILPDLMAAKKWNMSDDSISYDNEIYDVSKNKWLRKVNPPYKAKPSMQEAFNEFRQIMDVHIDKENSMITVAVKHLSPTVAYQWVTWLVKDINKVMKERDVNEANRSTEFLTTQIGLTNVADIRSVLYKLIEEQAKTIMFAEVRDEYAFKTIDPAIIPEVKSSPKRGIISILGTLIGFMLGFSIVLIRYAMKSKSPN; encoded by the coding sequence ATGACTAAACAAATACAACCAAACTACATTGATGCTAATTTTCCAGCTAAACAGGAATATCAGACTGAGGAAATTGATTTTCGTGAACTTTTTAGAGCCATTTTTCAAGGTAAATGGATAATTGCTGCTATTACTGCTGTGTTTGCAATCGTTTCGGTCACTTTTGCTGTTATGTTACCTGATATTTATAAATCAGAAGCTTTACTAGCGCCAGCGAGTGAAGAACAAAATGGTAGTATGAATGGTTTGGCTGGTCAATTTGGTGGATTGGCTAGTTTGGCTGGTATTAATTTTGGTGCTAGTGGGGGAGTTGATAAGGTGAAAATGGCGATTGAAGTGATGAAGTCACGTCAATTTACTAATGATTTTATTCAAAATCACAATATTCTTCCAGATTTAATGGCTGCTAAGAAGTGGAATATGTCTGACGATAGCATAAGCTACGATAACGAAATATATGATGTATCAAAAAATAAATGGCTTCGTAAAGTCAATCCACCGTATAAAGCCAAGCCTTCGATGCAAGAAGCATTTAATGAGTTTAGACAAATAATGGACGTCCATATAGATAAAGAGAACAGTATGATCACTGTGGCAGTTAAACACCTTTCTCCGACAGTAGCATATCAATGGGTAACTTGGCTGGTAAAAGACATCAATAAAGTGATGAAGGAACGTGATGTTAATGAGGCTAATCGAAGTACAGAATTTTTAACTACTCAAATTGGGCTAACAAATGTTGCTGATATTCGTTCGGTGCTTTATAAATTGATAGAAGAGCAAGCTAAGACGATTATGTTTGCAGAGGTGCGTGATGAGTATGCTTTCAAGACAATAGATCCAGCGATTATACCTGAAGTTAAATCAAGTCCTAAGCGTGGCATAATTAGCATTCTAGGTACATTAATTGGCTTTATGCTTGGATTTAGTATTGTATTAATTCGATATGCAATGAAATCTAAAAGTCCAAATTAA
- a CDS encoding SLBB domain-containing protein yields the protein MLFKTKKILIAGVSALVLLSSQVQAITPSPQMIEQFMTLPKAEQERLAQQYGIDPSMLSGENGAPNQLENPNLVDERQQFDKSGQPIYNNKRNNDHNVNYYDNNNDNDGYGRNEKEKLNFDEDKGELKRFGYELFRGEPTTFAPVSDVPVPSEYLVGPGDNVKVQLYGKDNEEYDLVINREGEIQFPKLGTISANGLTFSELRKNLTLRINQQMIGIESNITMGKLRSIRIFIAGDAYKPGSYTVSSLSTVTQALFVAGGVNEIGSLRNIQVKRNGKLVARMDLYDLLLRGDASGDVRLRSGDVVFIPSVGGLVSVTGEVRRPAIYELKKNETMAQVIDMAAGVKPGAYPKRSSVERFNANSLKTILNVDLTSNAGKATPAVAGDVIRVKSATTQYEDAITVVGAVVRPGKYQWYQGQKISNLIPSIWGDLSVSADLEYAIIIREINKQGDIQIYQFSPVKAINGKELSQDLLLNARDKIIFFNFSDEIQNRYELNKLVKERVEKVQSLTGDSLVSSDLFSEGFSQLNKKKFSARTELGGVALKPKEEEDEVVVAAKAVEAEVNKMLINLFEDIDLIKLSGVMNREELLYPVIKKLSFQGRAGMGVQTVRINGTVNHPGLYPLSINARVKDLIVAAGGLEEGAYTARAEITSTSTTINGSKISHKNVALDVALQGDEQQNVVLKERDILTVMTTPDWQESKSIEIHGEVKFPGQYNIRRGETLKDVINRAGGFTEYASLPSAVFVRESIRQQEQLEIKKLANQLRRDIATRGVSKDGGVANYADAQKMLTDLETIQAVGRLVVDLSAISVGIEQADLRLEDSDILYVPSTKQTIAVMGEVQHAATHRYKKGLTLEQYLAMSGGERERADGDRTYVIKANGAVMLPSHSIWFSNEDTLEPGDTIIVPLDTEYTDNLTLWTKITQIIANAAIAFGTVAGL from the coding sequence GTGTTATTCAAAACCAAAAAAATACTTATAGCAGGTGTCAGCGCACTCGTGTTGTTAAGCTCGCAAGTACAGGCTATTACGCCTTCTCCGCAAATGATAGAACAATTTATGACCTTACCTAAAGCTGAACAGGAAAGGTTGGCTCAGCAATACGGTATTGACCCGTCTATGCTCTCAGGGGAGAATGGTGCACCAAATCAGCTAGAGAATCCCAACCTAGTTGATGAACGACAGCAGTTTGATAAAAGTGGCCAACCTATTTATAACAACAAGCGCAACAATGATCATAATGTTAATTATTATGATAATAATAATGATAATGATGGATATGGCAGAAATGAAAAAGAAAAGCTTAACTTTGATGAAGATAAAGGTGAGTTGAAACGTTTTGGTTATGAGCTGTTTAGAGGTGAACCGACAACGTTTGCACCAGTTTCTGATGTACCAGTTCCCAGTGAGTATTTAGTTGGTCCAGGGGACAATGTTAAAGTTCAACTTTATGGTAAAGATAATGAAGAATACGACCTTGTTATTAATCGTGAAGGGGAAATTCAATTTCCAAAACTTGGAACAATTTCTGCTAATGGGTTAACTTTTTCTGAATTACGGAAAAATTTAACCTTACGTATTAACCAGCAAATGATTGGTATTGAATCCAATATTACAATGGGTAAATTACGTTCTATCCGTATTTTTATTGCAGGTGATGCTTACAAGCCTGGTTCATATACAGTGTCAAGCCTTTCTACTGTTACTCAAGCTTTGTTTGTTGCTGGTGGTGTGAATGAGATAGGCTCTTTGCGTAATATTCAAGTCAAGCGTAATGGTAAACTTGTGGCTAGAATGGATTTGTATGATCTATTGCTGCGTGGAGATGCATCGGGTGATGTTCGGCTACGTTCCGGTGATGTGGTATTTATTCCATCGGTGGGAGGGTTAGTCAGTGTCACTGGTGAAGTACGCCGCCCTGCTATTTATGAGCTTAAAAAAAATGAGACCATGGCGCAAGTTATCGACATGGCTGCAGGTGTTAAACCTGGCGCATACCCAAAGCGGAGCAGCGTTGAGCGTTTCAATGCTAATAGTTTAAAAACTATCTTAAATGTCGATTTAACCTCCAATGCAGGTAAAGCAACCCCAGCGGTAGCAGGCGATGTTATTCGAGTAAAAAGTGCCACAACACAATATGAAGATGCCATTACAGTCGTGGGCGCTGTAGTTAGACCGGGTAAATATCAGTGGTATCAAGGCCAGAAAATAAGTAACTTAATACCTTCCATTTGGGGGGATTTGTCTGTTTCTGCCGATTTAGAATACGCCATTATTATTCGTGAAATAAATAAACAGGGTGATATTCAGATTTATCAATTTTCTCCAGTTAAAGCAATTAACGGTAAAGAGTTGTCTCAAGATTTACTCCTTAATGCGCGTGATAAAATTATTTTCTTTAATTTCAGTGACGAGATTCAAAATCGCTACGAGTTAAATAAGTTAGTTAAAGAGCGAGTTGAAAAGGTTCAATCATTAACAGGTGATTCTTTAGTCAGTAGCGACTTGTTCAGTGAAGGTTTCTCTCAACTCAATAAGAAGAAATTCTCTGCTCGTACTGAATTAGGTGGTGTAGCCCTGAAGCCTAAAGAGGAAGAAGACGAGGTAGTAGTCGCGGCCAAAGCAGTTGAAGCTGAAGTAAACAAGATGTTGATTAATCTTTTTGAGGACATTGACTTAATTAAATTAAGTGGTGTGATGAACCGGGAAGAATTGCTCTACCCTGTGATCAAAAAACTGTCATTCCAAGGTCGAGCGGGGATGGGGGTACAAACAGTTAGAATAAACGGGACTGTTAATCATCCTGGTCTTTATCCTCTAAGCATCAATGCTAGAGTAAAGGATTTAATTGTCGCTGCTGGTGGTTTAGAAGAGGGGGCTTATACCGCTCGAGCAGAGATCACAAGTACATCAACAACGATAAATGGTTCTAAAATCAGTCACAAAAATGTTGCTCTAGATGTAGCTTTACAAGGTGATGAACAACAAAATGTTGTGTTAAAGGAACGTGATATTTTAACAGTGATGACCACTCCTGATTGGCAAGAAAGCAAGTCGATTGAAATTCACGGGGAAGTCAAATTTCCGGGGCAATACAATATACGCCGTGGAGAAACACTTAAAGATGTGATTAATCGTGCAGGCGGGTTTACCGAGTATGCATCCCTTCCCTCTGCAGTTTTTGTGCGTGAGTCTATTCGCCAGCAAGAACAATTAGAAATTAAAAAGCTTGCCAATCAACTACGTCGAGATATCGCCACTCGTGGTGTATCGAAAGATGGTGGTGTGGCCAATTACGCCGATGCACAAAAGATGCTAACAGATCTTGAAACAATTCAAGCGGTAGGGCGTCTAGTAGTTGATTTATCTGCGATTTCAGTAGGTATAGAACAAGCTGATTTACGATTAGAAGACTCAGATATTCTTTATGTGCCATCGACGAAACAAACAATTGCTGTGATGGGTGAAGTGCAGCATGCGGCGACTCATCGATATAAAAAGGGTTTAACGTTAGAACAGTATTTAGCGATGTCAGGGGGGGAGAGAGAACGAGCTGATGGTGATAGAACTTATGTTATCAAGGCCAATGGCGCTGTGATGTTACCGAGCCATTCAATCTGGTTCAGTAATGAAGACACTTTAGAGCCGGGGGATACAATAATAGTCCCGCTTGATACTGAATATACTGACAACCTAACCCTTTGGACTAAAATCACGCAAATCATCGCCAATGCTGCTATCGCATTCGGTACAGTTGCTGGTTTATAA